In Streptomyces chartreusis NRRL 3882, the following are encoded in one genomic region:
- a CDS encoding cytochrome P450: MSEETITETPPPARGRPALDLSGADFCPVPRELMDEGPVTRIKLPNGEGWAWLVTRRDDVCTVTEDPRFGPEAVMDRQVTRLAPHFVPACGGVGFLDAPNHTRLHRSVAAAFTPRGVARVRERSRRMLAELVDEMLQDGPPADLTETVLSPFPIAVVCELMGVPAADRQGMHTWTQLVLSSSHGADAGEKAKKEMGAYFSDLIGLREGGTGEDVTSLLGAAVGRGEITLGEAVGLAVLLQIGGEAVTSNGGQVFHILLTHPELGERLRAEPEIRPRAVDELLRWILHRNAVGLSRIALEDVETGGVRIRAGDAIYVSYRAANRDPDVFPCPGTIDFIRHPNPHVSFGLGPHHAPGGVLARLESELLVDALLDGVPGLRLAVPAEDVPFRKGALIRDPEALPVTW; this comes from the coding sequence ATGAGCGAAGAGACGATCACCGAAACGCCGCCCCCGGCCCGGGGCCGACCCGCGCTCGACCTGTCCGGCGCGGACTTCTGCCCGGTCCCTCGCGAGCTGATGGACGAGGGTCCGGTCACCCGGATCAAGCTGCCCAACGGGGAAGGCTGGGCCTGGCTGGTCACCCGCCGCGACGACGTGTGCACGGTGACCGAGGACCCGCGCTTCGGCCCGGAGGCCGTCATGGACCGGCAGGTCACACGGCTGGCCCCGCACTTCGTCCCGGCCTGTGGCGGGGTCGGCTTCCTGGACGCACCGAACCACACCCGGCTGCACCGCAGCGTCGCCGCGGCGTTCACGCCGCGCGGGGTGGCGCGGGTGCGCGAGCGGTCCCGCCGCATGCTGGCGGAACTGGTCGACGAGATGCTCCAGGACGGCCCGCCGGCCGACCTGACCGAGACCGTGCTCAGCCCGTTCCCCATCGCGGTGGTGTGCGAGCTGATGGGCGTCCCGGCCGCCGACCGGCAGGGCATGCACACCTGGACCCAGCTGGTCCTGTCCTCCTCGCACGGCGCCGACGCCGGCGAGAAGGCGAAGAAGGAGATGGGAGCCTACTTCTCGGACCTGATCGGTCTGCGCGAGGGCGGCACCGGCGAGGACGTCACGTCCCTGCTCGGCGCCGCCGTGGGCCGCGGCGAGATCACTCTGGGGGAGGCGGTGGGCCTGGCGGTGCTCCTCCAGATCGGCGGCGAGGCGGTCACCTCCAACGGCGGCCAGGTGTTCCACATCCTGCTGACCCATCCCGAACTCGGCGAGCGGCTGCGCGCCGAACCGGAGATCCGCCCGCGGGCCGTCGACGAACTGCTGCGCTGGATCCTGCACCGCAACGCGGTCGGCCTGTCGCGGATCGCCCTGGAGGACGTGGAGACGGGGGGCGTCCGGATCCGGGCGGGCGACGCGATCTACGTGTCGTACCGGGCCGCGAACCGCGACCCGGACGTCTTCCCCTGTCCGGGGACGATCGACTTCATCCGCCACCCGAACCCGCACGTCTCCTTCGGCCTCGGCCCGCACCACGCCCCCGGCGGTGTGCTGGCCAGGCTGGAGTCGGAACTCCTGGTCGACGCGCTCCTCGACGGCGTGCCCGGACTGCGGCTCGCCGTCCCCGCCGAGGATGTGCCGTTCAGGAAGGGCGCGCTGATCCGCGACCCCGAGGCCCTGCCCGTGACGTGGTGA
- a CDS encoding transcriptional regulator: MTHPARDLLQTTTADLAPNPRSNPLVPRIADGTAPRSTLAALALEQSWVIPADRRAFEYLAERSLVRDPEAAAFFRTLAEGEALAEEQLSTFAQACGVDETRTAEHEPLPGCQAYPAYVAWLALNASPADVVLALTANFSAWGGYCATIARALRTHYGFTDEVCAFFDFFAEPSPELESQATAAVRAGLDAGRLDERRAYRYGRLLQTYEAMFWNALSETP; encoded by the coding sequence ATGACGCACCCGGCCCGGGACCTGCTGCAGACGACCACGGCGGACCTCGCTCCCAACCCGCGGTCCAACCCCCTGGTCCCCCGCATCGCCGACGGCACGGCGCCCCGCTCCACCCTCGCCGCGCTCGCCCTGGAACAGTCCTGGGTGATCCCCGCGGACCGCCGGGCCTTCGAGTACCTGGCGGAGCGCTCCCTCGTGAGGGACCCGGAGGCCGCGGCCTTCTTCAGGACACTCGCGGAGGGCGAGGCGCTGGCGGAGGAGCAGCTGTCGACGTTCGCACAGGCGTGCGGCGTGGACGAGACACGGACGGCGGAACACGAGCCGCTCCCGGGATGCCAGGCCTACCCCGCGTACGTGGCCTGGCTGGCTCTCAACGCCTCGCCGGCGGACGTCGTCCTGGCCCTGACCGCCAACTTCTCCGCGTGGGGAGGCTATTGCGCGACCATCGCCCGGGCCCTGCGCACGCATTACGGCTTCACGGACGAGGTGTGTGCCTTCTTCGACTTCTTCGCGGAGCCGTCCCCGGAGCTGGAGAGCCAGGCGACGGCGGCGGTACGGGCCGGGCTGGACGCAGGCCGGCTCGATGAGAGGAGGGCGTATCGATACGGCCGCCTACTGCAAACCTACGAGGCCATGTTCTGGAACGCGCTGAGTGAGACTCCTTAG
- a CDS encoding DUF6213 family protein, translating into MNREVTLPLIVDDRGTLQVTAADVSKLLRTVGGRWVRLVEAGESGLDEDTVAELAIELAKLADRIDVACIAHSSGGAT; encoded by the coding sequence GTGAACCGCGAAGTGACTCTGCCTCTGATCGTCGACGACCGCGGGACCTTGCAGGTGACTGCGGCCGATGTCAGCAAGTTGTTGCGGACGGTGGGGGGCCGGTGGGTGCGGCTTGTCGAGGCCGGGGAATCCGGGCTCGACGAGGACACGGTCGCCGAGTTGGCCATTGAGCTGGCGAAGCTGGCCGACCGGATCGATGTGGCTTGTATCGCGCACAGCAGTGGGGGTGCGACATGA
- a CDS encoding NADP-dependent succinic semialdehyde dehydrogenase, producing MPIATVNPANGETLKTYEAMGEEEIERRLQLAEATFRTYRTTTFDERARLMRKAADLLDEDQRDIARVMTTEMGKPIQQARAEAAKCAKAMRWYADHAEELLADEEPADTDVKDSGASRVRVRYRPMGPVLAVMPWNFPLWQVVRFAAPALMAGNVGLLKHSSNVPQTALYLEDLFHRAGFTEGCFQTLLIGSAAVDEILRDERVKAATLTGSEPAGRAVASTAGEMVKKTVLELGGSDPFVVMPSADIDRAAKVAVTARVQNTGQSCIAAKRFIVHTDVYDAFAERFAEGMKALTVGDPLSEDTEVGPLSSEQGLRDLEELVDDAVRSGAEVLCGGERPDGPGWYYTPTILAGITREMRIHREEAFGPVATLYRAADLDEAVLIANDSPFGLSSNVWTRDEAEVDRFVRDLEAGGVYFNGMTASHPAFPFGGVKRSGYGRELSGHGIREFCNITTVWHGA from the coding sequence ATGCCCATCGCAACGGTGAACCCGGCGAACGGCGAGACGCTCAAGACGTACGAGGCCATGGGCGAGGAGGAGATCGAGCGCCGGCTCCAGCTCGCGGAGGCCACGTTCCGCACGTACCGGACGACCACGTTCGACGAGCGCGCCCGGCTGATGAGGAAGGCCGCCGACCTCCTCGACGAGGACCAGCGGGACATCGCCCGCGTGATGACCACCGAGATGGGCAAGCCGATCCAGCAGGCCCGGGCCGAGGCCGCGAAGTGCGCCAAGGCGATGCGCTGGTACGCCGACCACGCCGAGGAACTGCTCGCCGACGAGGAGCCCGCCGACACCGACGTGAAGGACTCGGGCGCCTCGCGCGTGCGGGTGCGCTACCGGCCGATGGGCCCGGTGCTGGCGGTCATGCCGTGGAACTTCCCGCTGTGGCAGGTGGTCCGCTTCGCCGCGCCCGCCCTGATGGCGGGGAACGTGGGCCTGCTCAAGCACTCCTCGAACGTCCCGCAGACCGCCCTCTACCTGGAGGACCTGTTCCACCGGGCCGGCTTCACCGAGGGCTGCTTCCAGACCCTGCTGATCGGCTCCGCCGCGGTGGACGAGATCCTGCGCGACGAGCGCGTCAAGGCGGCCACCCTCACCGGCAGCGAGCCCGCGGGCCGCGCGGTCGCCTCGACCGCCGGCGAGATGGTCAAGAAGACGGTGCTGGAGCTGGGCGGCAGCGACCCGTTCGTCGTCATGCCCTCCGCCGACATCGACCGGGCCGCGAAGGTCGCAGTGACCGCACGCGTACAGAACACCGGGCAGTCCTGCATCGCCGCGAAGCGGTTCATCGTTCACACGGACGTCTACGACGCCTTCGCCGAGCGCTTCGCCGAGGGCATGAAGGCGCTCACGGTCGGCGACCCCCTGTCCGAGGACACCGAGGTCGGGCCGCTCTCCAGCGAGCAGGGACTGCGCGATCTGGAGGAGCTGGTCGACGACGCGGTGCGCAGCGGTGCCGAGGTGCTGTGCGGTGGCGAACGGCCCGACGGGCCCGGCTGGTACTACACGCCGACCATCCTCGCCGGCATCACCCGGGAGATGCGCATCCACCGGGAGGAGGCGTTCGGGCCCGTCGCCACGCTGTACCGGGCGGCCGACCTGGACGAGGCCGTGCTGATCGCGAACGACTCGCCGTTCGGACTGAGTTCGAACGTGTGGACGCGGGACGAGGCCGAGGTGGACCGGTTCGTCCGGGACCTGGAGGCGGGCGGTGTGTACTTCAACGGCATGACGGCCTCCCATCCGGCGTTCCCGTTCGGCGGAGTGAAGCGGTCCGGGTACGGGCGTGAGCTGTCCGGGCACGGAATCCGGGAGTTCTGCAACATCACGACCGTTTGGCACGGTGCGTGA
- a CDS encoding NUDIX domain-containing protein, which yields MKRSAGLLLFHHTDDGLEVLLGHMGGPFFARRDAGAWTIPKGEYEPDESAWAAARREFEEELGLPPPDGEALALGEVRQTGGKIVTAWAVEADLDPATIAPGTFRMEWPPRSGRLQEFPELDRVAWFGLDRGREVIVKAQAAFLDRLAEHSP from the coding sequence GTGAAGCGCAGTGCCGGCCTGCTGCTCTTCCACCACACCGACGACGGCCTCGAAGTGCTGCTCGGACACATGGGCGGCCCGTTCTTCGCCCGGCGCGACGCCGGGGCGTGGACCATCCCCAAGGGCGAGTACGAGCCCGACGAGTCCGCCTGGGCCGCCGCCCGCCGCGAGTTCGAGGAGGAACTGGGGCTGCCGCCGCCCGACGGCGAGGCCCTCGCCCTGGGCGAGGTCCGGCAGACAGGCGGCAAGATCGTCACGGCCTGGGCGGTCGAGGCGGACCTCGACCCGGCGACGATCGCGCCCGGCACCTTCCGGATGGAGTGGCCTCCGAGATCGGGGCGGCTCCAGGAGTTCCCCGAGCTGGACCGGGTGGCGTGGTTCGGGCTCGACCGGGGCCGCGAGGTGATCGTCAAGGCTCAGGCGGCGTTTCTCGACCGCCTGGCGGAGCACTCGCCCTGA
- a CDS encoding ATP-dependent DNA ligase — translation MLLHRLARVSQEVAATSARSRKTALLAELFRGAEADDVPIVIPYLAGRLPQGRIGVGWKVLSRPVAPAAEPGLTVREVDARLSELAKVSGPGSQAERARLVGELMGAATEEEQRFLIGLLTGEVRQGALDAVAVEGLAQATGAPPADVRRAVMLAGSLQTVAEALLADGPAALDRFRLTVGRPVWPMLAHSASSVAEAVDKLGACAVEEKLDGIRVQVHRDGDAVRLYTRTLDDITDRLPEVTAAALELRGERFILDGEVISFDEGGRPRSFQEIAGRVGSRTDVATAARAVPVSPVFFDALSVDGRDLLDLPFAERHAELARLVPEPMRVRRTTVSGPDGLHTAEEFLAETLKRGHEGVVAKALDAPYSAGRRGASWLKVKPVHTLDLVVLAAEWGHGRRTGKLSNLHLGARTADGGLAMLGKTFKGMTDAMLTWQTERLRQLAVDDNGYVVTVRPELVVEIAYDGLQRSTRYPAGVTLRFARVVRYREDKRPEDADTVETLLAAHPEVSP, via the coding sequence ATGCTGCTGCACCGGCTGGCCCGAGTGTCCCAGGAGGTCGCCGCCACCTCGGCGCGGTCCCGGAAGACGGCCCTGCTCGCGGAGCTCTTCCGGGGCGCGGAGGCGGACGACGTGCCGATCGTCATCCCGTATCTGGCGGGCCGGCTGCCGCAGGGCCGGATCGGCGTCGGCTGGAAGGTGCTGAGCCGCCCGGTCGCCCCCGCCGCCGAGCCGGGACTGACCGTGCGGGAGGTGGACGCCCGGCTGTCGGAGCTCGCCAAGGTCTCCGGGCCCGGCTCCCAGGCGGAACGGGCCCGGCTGGTCGGGGAGTTGATGGGCGCGGCAACCGAGGAGGAGCAGCGGTTCCTGATCGGGCTGCTCACCGGCGAGGTACGGCAGGGCGCGCTGGACGCCGTCGCGGTCGAGGGACTGGCCCAGGCGACCGGGGCGCCTCCGGCGGACGTACGGCGGGCCGTGATGCTCGCGGGCTCCCTCCAGACGGTGGCCGAGGCGCTGCTCGCGGACGGCCCGGCCGCCCTGGACCGCTTCCGTCTCACCGTGGGCCGCCCGGTCTGGCCGATGCTGGCGCACAGTGCCTCCTCGGTCGCCGAGGCGGTGGACAAGCTCGGCGCCTGCGCGGTCGAGGAGAAGCTGGACGGCATCCGCGTCCAGGTGCACCGGGACGGCGACGCGGTACGGCTCTACACCCGCACCCTCGACGACATCACCGACCGGCTGCCCGAAGTGACCGCCGCCGCGCTGGAACTGCGGGGCGAGCGGTTCATCCTCGACGGCGAGGTGATCTCCTTCGACGAGGGCGGGCGCCCCCGCTCGTTCCAGGAGATCGCCGGTCGCGTCGGCTCGCGCACGGACGTGGCGACGGCGGCACGCGCGGTGCCGGTCTCCCCCGTCTTCTTCGACGCGCTGTCCGTCGACGGCCGTGACCTGCTGGACCTGCCGTTCGCCGAGCGGCACGCGGAGCTGGCCCGGCTGGTCCCCGAGCCGATGCGGGTACGCCGCACGACGGTGTCCGGCCCGGACGGTCTGCACACGGCGGAGGAGTTTCTCGCCGAGACCCTGAAGCGCGGCCACGAGGGCGTCGTCGCCAAGGCGCTGGACGCCCCCTACAGCGCGGGCCGGCGCGGCGCGTCCTGGCTGAAGGTCAAGCCCGTCCACACCCTCGACCTGGTCGTCCTGGCCGCCGAGTGGGGACACGGCCGCCGCACCGGCAAGCTCTCCAACCTCCACCTGGGCGCCCGCACCGCCGACGGCGGCCTCGCCATGCTCGGCAAGACCTTCAAGGGCATGACCGACGCGATGCTGACCTGGCAGACCGAACGGCTCCGGCAGCTCGCCGTCGACGACAACGGCTACGTCGTGACCGTACGCCCGGAACTCGTCGTCGAGATCGCCTACGACGGCCTCCAGCGCTCCACCCGCTACCCGGCCGGGGTCACCCTGCGCTTCGCCCGCGTGGTCCGCTACCGGGAGGACAAGCGCCCCGAGGACGCCGACACGGTGGAGACGCTGCTGGCCGCGCATCCGGAGGTGAGCCCGTGA
- a CDS encoding NAD(P)/FAD-dependent oxidoreductase, with amino-acid sequence MTERYAVVVVGGGTAGLSAALVLGRARHRTLVVDAGEPRNAPAAHMQGYLSRDGMPPAEFLAVGREEIARYGVELVRDRVVEVEKGEDFAVVLAGGRTVRARRLVIATGLKDELPAVPGVAERFGRDVLHCPFCHGWEVRDQPFGVLASSPASVHQALIVSQWSKDVRFFLHTVAEEELSDQDLRRLAAAGVDVVPGEVAGLVVEEDRLTGVRLADGTAHARSVLFVGPRPVPQTGLLERLGAELHETPFGAYPVVDGNGLTTVPGVWAAGNAIGFAEQVVHAASGGYRAASAIVGDLLMADLDAV; translated from the coding sequence ATGACCGAGAGGTACGCAGTCGTAGTCGTCGGCGGTGGTACGGCGGGCCTGTCCGCGGCGCTGGTGCTGGGCCGGGCCCGGCACCGGACGCTGGTCGTCGACGCGGGCGAGCCGCGCAACGCGCCGGCCGCGCACATGCAGGGCTATCTGTCGCGGGACGGCATGCCGCCCGCCGAGTTCCTCGCCGTCGGCCGGGAGGAGATCGCGCGGTACGGGGTGGAGCTCGTGCGGGACCGGGTGGTGGAGGTGGAGAAGGGCGAGGACTTCGCCGTGGTACTGGCCGGCGGGCGGACCGTGCGGGCCCGGCGGCTGGTGATCGCGACCGGGCTGAAGGACGAGCTGCCGGCGGTCCCCGGGGTCGCCGAGCGGTTCGGCCGGGACGTGCTGCACTGCCCGTTCTGCCACGGCTGGGAGGTGCGCGACCAGCCCTTCGGGGTGCTGGCGTCGAGCCCGGCGAGCGTGCACCAGGCGCTGATCGTGTCCCAGTGGTCGAAGGACGTGCGGTTCTTCCTGCACACGGTCGCCGAGGAGGAGCTGTCCGACCAGGACCTGCGCCGGCTCGCCGCGGCCGGGGTGGACGTGGTGCCCGGCGAGGTCGCGGGCCTGGTGGTCGAGGAGGACCGGCTCACCGGTGTCCGGCTCGCCGACGGCACGGCACACGCCCGCTCGGTGCTCTTCGTCGGACCGCGGCCCGTCCCGCAGACCGGCCTGCTGGAGCGGCTCGGCGCCGAACTGCACGAGACGCCGTTCGGCGCGTACCCGGTGGTGGACGGGAACGGTCTGACGACCGTGCCGGGCGTGTGGGCCGCGGGCAACGCGATCGGCTTCGCCGAGCAGGTCGTGCACGCGGCGAGCGGCGGGTACCGGGCGGCGTCGGCGATCGTCGGGGATCTGCTGATGGCGGACCTGGACGCCGTCTGA
- a CDS encoding helix-turn-helix domain-containing protein, translating into MTTDEVLAGVGPRLRQMRKEREVTLAALSETTGISVSTLSRLESGLRKPSLELLLPIARAHQVALDELVGTPSAGDPRVRSKPIEMFGRTHWPLTRQPGGLQAYKVLEPQRRQEPEPRTHEGYEWLYVLSGRLRLVLGEHDVVLTAGEAAEFDTRVPHWFGSTGEGPVEFLSLFGPQGERMHVRARPKRS; encoded by the coding sequence ATGACTACGGACGAGGTACTCGCGGGCGTCGGACCCCGGCTGCGGCAGATGCGGAAGGAGCGGGAGGTGACCCTGGCGGCGCTTTCCGAGACCACCGGCATCTCCGTCAGCACCCTGTCCCGCCTGGAGTCCGGTCTGCGCAAACCCAGCCTTGAGCTGCTGCTGCCGATCGCCCGGGCGCACCAGGTGGCCCTGGACGAGCTGGTCGGAACCCCGTCGGCCGGTGACCCGCGGGTGCGGTCGAAGCCGATCGAGATGTTCGGGCGCACCCACTGGCCGCTCACCCGCCAGCCCGGCGGCCTCCAGGCCTACAAGGTGCTGGAACCCCAGCGCAGGCAGGAACCGGAACCGCGCACGCACGAGGGCTACGAGTGGTTGTACGTGCTGTCCGGCAGGTTGCGCCTGGTGCTGGGCGAGCACGACGTGGTGCTGACGGCGGGGGAGGCCGCGGAGTTCGACACCCGGGTGCCGCACTGGTTCGGGTCGACGGGGGAGGGGCCCGTGGAGTTCCTCAGCCTGTTCGGGCCGCAGGGGGAGCGGATGCATGTGCGGGCGCGGCCGAAGCGGTCGTGA
- a CDS encoding NADPH:quinone oxidoreductase family protein, translating to MQAWQVHENGEPGEVMRLADVAPPAPGDGQVLLKVRAANINFPDALLCRGQYQVRPPLPFTPGVEICGETQDGRRVIANPVLPYGGFAEYAVADSAALLPAPDALDDAEAAALHIGYQTGWFGLHRRAGLEAGETLLVHAAAGGVGSAAVQLGKAAGATVIGVVGGSHKAAVARELGCDVVIDRRSEDVVAAVKEATGGRGADVIYDPVGGEAYAQSAKVVAFEGRIVVVGFAGGTIPSPALNHALVKNYSIVGLHWGLYNTKNPKLVQHCHEQLTELAARGAIKPLVSERVPLGGAAAAVQKVADGLTTGRIAVVVEEAAA from the coding sequence ATGCAGGCATGGCAAGTGCACGAGAACGGCGAGCCGGGTGAGGTGATGCGCCTGGCGGACGTGGCGCCGCCGGCGCCCGGCGACGGCCAGGTCCTGCTGAAGGTGCGCGCCGCGAACATCAACTTCCCCGACGCCCTGCTCTGCCGCGGCCAGTACCAGGTCAGGCCGCCGCTGCCGTTCACCCCGGGGGTGGAGATCTGCGGCGAGACGCAGGACGGCCGCCGGGTGATCGCCAACCCGGTCCTGCCGTACGGCGGCTTCGCCGAGTACGCCGTCGCGGACTCCGCCGCCCTGCTGCCCGCGCCGGACGCCCTGGACGACGCGGAGGCCGCGGCCCTGCACATCGGCTACCAGACCGGCTGGTTCGGTCTGCACCGCCGGGCCGGCCTGGAGGCCGGCGAGACCCTGCTCGTCCACGCTGCCGCAGGAGGGGTCGGCAGCGCGGCCGTGCAGCTCGGGAAGGCCGCCGGCGCCACCGTCATCGGTGTCGTCGGCGGCTCCCACAAGGCGGCCGTCGCCCGCGAGCTCGGCTGCGACGTCGTGATCGACCGGCGCTCCGAGGACGTCGTCGCCGCCGTCAAGGAGGCCACCGGCGGCCGGGGCGCCGACGTGATCTACGACCCGGTCGGCGGCGAGGCCTACGCCCAGTCCGCCAAGGTCGTCGCCTTCGAGGGGCGCATCGTGGTCGTCGGCTTCGCCGGCGGCACGATCCCCAGCCCGGCGCTGAACCACGCCCTGGTGAAGAACTACTCGATCGTCGGCCTGCACTGGGGCCTGTACAACACCAAGAACCCGAAGCTGGTCCAGCACTGCCACGAGCAGCTCACCGAGCTGGCCGCCCGGGGTGCGATCAAGCCGCTGGTGAGCGAACGGGTGCCGCTCGGCGGGGCCGCCGCCGCCGTGCAGAAGGTCGCGGACGGCCTCACCACCGGCCGGATCGCCGTCGTCGTGGAGGAGGCAGCAGCATGA
- a CDS encoding acyl-CoA dehydrogenase family protein, which translates to MSSAEELRRLTRELLAAHPPASTDRLDFLRARFDAGLAWVHYPEGLGGLGAPRSLQAVVDAELEAAGAPDNDPRRIGIGLGMAAPTILGYGTEEQKRRYLRPLWTGEEVWCQLFSEPGAGSDLAALGTRAVREDGGPSRSSEAESGGDWVVNGQKVWTSSAHVARWAILIARTDPDVPKHRGITYFICDMTDPGVEVRPLRQITGEAEFNEVFLTDVRIPDSRRLGEVGDGWRVAQTTLNNERVAIGGMRLPREGGMIGPVSKTWRERPELRTHDLHQRLLKLWVEAEVARLTGERLRQQLVAGQPGPEGAGMKLAFARLNQEISGLEVELLGADGLLYDDWTMRRPELVDFTGREAGYRYLRSKGNSIEGGTSEVLLNIVAERVLGLPAEPRTDKDVAWKDLAR; encoded by the coding sequence ATGAGCAGCGCTGAGGAACTGCGCCGTCTTACCCGGGAGTTGCTGGCCGCGCACCCGCCGGCCTCGACCGACCGCCTGGACTTCCTCCGGGCCCGCTTCGACGCCGGACTGGCCTGGGTGCACTACCCGGAGGGCCTCGGCGGACTCGGCGCTCCGCGGTCCCTCCAGGCCGTCGTGGACGCCGAGTTGGAGGCGGCCGGGGCGCCCGACAACGACCCGCGGCGCATCGGCATCGGCCTCGGGATGGCCGCGCCGACCATCCTGGGCTACGGCACCGAGGAGCAGAAGCGGCGGTACCTGAGGCCCCTGTGGACGGGGGAGGAGGTCTGGTGCCAGCTGTTCAGCGAGCCGGGTGCCGGGTCCGACCTCGCCGCCCTGGGTACCCGGGCCGTCCGTGAAGATGGGGGCCCCTCCCGCTCGAGCGAAGCCGAGAGTGGGGGAGACTGGGTGGTCAACGGGCAGAAGGTCTGGACGTCCAGCGCCCACGTGGCGCGCTGGGCGATCCTCATCGCCCGCACCGACCCGGACGTGCCCAAGCACCGGGGCATCACGTACTTCATCTGCGACATGACCGACCCGGGCGTCGAGGTGCGGCCGCTGCGGCAGATCACCGGCGAGGCCGAGTTCAACGAGGTGTTCCTCACCGACGTCCGCATCCCGGACTCCCGCCGCCTCGGCGAGGTCGGTGACGGCTGGCGGGTCGCGCAGACCACCCTGAACAACGAGCGCGTCGCCATCGGAGGCATGCGGCTGCCCCGCGAGGGCGGCATGATCGGCCCGGTCTCGAAGACCTGGCGCGAGCGCCCGGAGCTGCGCACCCACGACCTGCACCAGCGCCTGCTGAAGCTCTGGGTCGAGGCCGAGGTCGCCCGGCTCACCGGCGAGCGGCTGCGCCAGCAGCTCGTGGCCGGCCAGCCCGGCCCCGAGGGCGCCGGCATGAAGCTCGCCTTCGCCCGCCTCAACCAGGAGATCAGCGGCCTGGAGGTGGAACTCCTCGGTGCGGACGGCCTGTTGTACGACGACTGGACCATGCGCCGCCCGGAGCTGGTCGACTTCACCGGCCGCGAGGCCGGCTACCGCTACCTGCGCTCCAAGGGCAACAGCATCGAGGGCGGGACCAGCGAGGTGCTGCTGAACATCGTCGCCGAGCGCGTCCTCGGTCTGCCCGCCGAACCGCGTACCGACAAGGACGTCGCCTGGAAGGACCTCGCCCGATGA
- a CDS encoding acyl-CoA dehydrogenase family protein gives MTDLLYSEEEEALRAAVRDLLADHCDAPGVIARIESDAPHNRALWKALTDGMGLAGLLVPEELDGQGATHREAAVVLEELGRAVAPVPYLTSAVVATEALLACGTGDLLTELASGTSIGSLAVALDVAPGAAYKVVRHENGLLHGELTGIADAAVADVLLVPADDGGLYAVDAAAATVTPQISLDLTRPLATVTLDGAPGRLLGDAEPAVRRALRAGAGLLASEQLGLADWTLTETVRYLKDRKQFNRPVGGFQALKHRLAQLWLEVANLRAAARNAADALSTGRDTDVAVTVAQAYAAPVAVHAAEEALQLHGGIGMTWEHPAHLYLKRAKADSIAYGTAGAHREALAGLVDLQAP, from the coding sequence ATGACCGACCTGTTGTACTCGGAAGAGGAGGAGGCGCTGCGCGCCGCCGTCCGCGACCTGCTCGCCGACCACTGCGACGCCCCGGGCGTCATCGCCCGCATCGAGTCGGACGCCCCGCACAACCGGGCGCTGTGGAAGGCACTCACCGACGGCATGGGCCTCGCGGGCCTGCTGGTGCCGGAGGAACTGGACGGCCAGGGCGCCACGCACCGGGAAGCCGCCGTGGTGCTGGAGGAGTTGGGGCGTGCGGTCGCGCCCGTCCCGTACCTCACGAGCGCGGTCGTCGCCACCGAGGCGCTGCTGGCCTGCGGGACCGGCGACCTGCTCACCGAGCTCGCCTCCGGGACGTCGATCGGATCCCTCGCGGTCGCCCTCGACGTCGCACCGGGCGCCGCCTACAAGGTCGTCCGGCACGAGAACGGCCTGCTGCACGGCGAACTGACCGGCATCGCGGACGCGGCCGTCGCCGACGTGCTGCTCGTGCCCGCCGACGACGGCGGCCTGTACGCGGTCGACGCCGCCGCCGCGACCGTCACACCCCAGATCTCCCTGGACCTGACCCGGCCGTTGGCGACCGTCACCCTCGACGGAGCTCCGGGCCGCCTGCTGGGCGACGCCGAACCCGCCGTACGCCGGGCCCTGCGCGCCGGAGCCGGGCTGCTCGCCTCCGAACAGCTCGGCCTGGCCGACTGGACGCTGACGGAGACCGTCCGCTACCTCAAGGACCGCAAGCAGTTCAACCGGCCCGTCGGCGGCTTCCAGGCGCTCAAGCACCGGCTGGCCCAGCTGTGGCTGGAGGTCGCCAATCTCCGGGCCGCCGCCCGCAACGCCGCCGACGCCCTGTCGACCGGCCGGGACACCGACGTGGCCGTCACCGTCGCCCAGGCCTACGCGGCGCCGGTGGCCGTCCACGCGGCCGAGGAGGCACTGCAACTGCACGGCGGCATCGGCATGACGTGGGAGCACCCGGCACACCTGTACCTGAAGCGCGCGAAGGCCGACTCGATCGCGTACGGCACGGCCGGCGCCCACCGGGAGGCACTCGCCGGACTGGTCGACCTCCAGGCCCCCTGA